The Candidatus Zixiibacteriota bacterium genome contains the following window.
AAGGTCCACACCAAACCGGAGCATCGCGACGAGGCGATCCGGATTGCGGACATCTTCCGGGCGAAGATCGTGGATTCGTCGCCGACGACCTACACGATCGAGATCACGGGCGACGTGGACAAGGTCGAAGCGCTGATCAATCTCTTGAAGCCCCTCGGGATCAAGGAGCTGATTCGAACCGGACGCATCGCGATCGCGCGCGAGACGACGCGGACCGCGTCCCCGAGGCGGGAACCAGCTCTCCTGAAAACCTAGCGCGACAGGATCGGCGGGAGGCCGCGCCCTTTCAGGAGGTGCCCTCCCTCTTTACGTCGTGACGCAACGGGAGAACCCGGCCTTCTTTTTTCATCGAGACGTGGCCTTCGAGCACGGCACCGTCGCCGATAATCAGGCTTTGCGTATTCACGTCGCCCACGACCGAGCCAGGCGGCTGGATTTCCAGCTTCTTTTCGGCCACGATGTCCGCCAGCACCTTGCCCTGTACCAGGACGGAGGCGGCGCTGATCTTTCCTTTCACCGTCGCTTGCTGGCCGACGTTGACGTTGGCTTGAGCGACGATCTCCCCCTCCACCTCGCCCTCGATGGTGGCCGGGCCGTCGAAAAAAAGCTTTCCGTTGACTTTGGTTCCCGGGCCCAGAAAGGCGCCGAGGTCGGCGGGCCTCAGTGGTTCGGCCATAGCGTCTCCTTTTGGATGGACTCAGGCACGAACTATAGAGCAGAAAGGTAAAATTGTCCACAATTTTGTTGCGCCGCAAGGCCTTCGCGAGTCGCGGAAACGGAGGAGGTAAGCGCCGACGTCGACTGCGGCAGCGGGCCCGCGCAGCGTCATTGTGGAAAACGCAGGGCTGCTGTGCTAGCTTAAAAAAACTTTTTCTGGCAATTTGTGTCGGGGACCCGGCAGCGCGGTGCACGGAGAGATGGCCGAGTGGTCTAAGGCGCACGCCTGCTAAGCGTGTGTACCCCAAAAGGGTACCGAGGGTTCAAATCCCTCTCTCTCCGCCAATCATCATCAAGCGCCCGTAGCTCAATTGGACAGAGCACCAGACTACGGATCTGGGGGTTGGGGGTTCAAATCCCTCCGGGCGCGCCACTTTCCGGAAGACGGCTTTGAACCCACCGTATCGAGGCCAGGCGACTGAGAGAGAGCGGCGGCCGGCCGTCTCCGGGCTCGTCGCTGCTGTTATCTTTTTCCTGGCGGGCTGTGGAGCAGGCGGTTCCCCTGCCCAGGGGAGACGCGGCCAGGAAGAGCCGACGCGGGGGTTCTTCCAGACGTTGGCGGACCACTGGAGCGCCAGGGAGTGCAATGCAGGGCGGATGATCTGCCCCTACGGGCTCGGCCCCGCGGGAGAGCCTTGCGAGTGCATTGATCCGTCGGGAATTGTCCTCAAGGGCCGGACGATCAAGTAAACGATTCTGTTTTTTCCCCTCTGCGTCAATTCAGCCTTTCAGGCCAATTTTGCCGCAAACGGTACGGTTTTGTACGGAAAGAGGTGGTCGTCGTTTCGACGGCCGGGCTCCGCTGGCGCCAGGCTGCCGGTCCTGTCGTCTTTTTCCGGGAAGGGCACGCCCGTTGCGTGGAAAATACGGCGGGTGCGCCGGGATGACCAAGAAATCAATCCTGATCGTGGACAACAAGCCGCGCGAGAGCGCCTATCTCCAGAAGCAACTGGAGATCGCCGGCTTCGATACGTTTGTGGCGAGGACAGGTGAGGGCGCCATCCAGGCGCTCCAGGAAAAGACCCCTCACCTGGTCTTGCTGGACGCCGGTCTGTCGGATATGGACGGGCTCGAAGTGGTCAGCTTTATCCGCAACGACCCGAAGACCTATCGCATACCTGTCGTGGCGATGAGCGCCCTGCCGCACGTCAAGGACAGGTCGATCGAAGCCGGCTGCGACGATTTTCTCTCCAAGCCGGTCCGGGCTCTCGACGTGATCACCAGGCTCAGGCGGCTTACCCGAACCTGAACAAGGGACGTAAAGTCGTTCAGTGGTGGAGCGGCGTGTTCAGCCGGCTGCTCAGCCACTGGTCGAGCACCGCCCGCTTGAACCGCCATTGAGAGCCGACCTTGTAGGCGGGCAGCTTTTTCTGGGATACCAGCCGGTAAACGGTATAGGGATTGACGCGCAGATAGCGCGCCACTTCCTTGGTGGTGAGAAACGTCCGCTGCTGC
Protein-coding sequences here:
- a CDS encoding polymer-forming cytoskeletal protein, giving the protein MAEPLRPADLGAFLGPGTKVNGKLFFDGPATIEGEVEGEIVAQANVNVGQQATVKGKISAASVLVQGKVLADIVAEKKLEIQPPGSVVGDVNTQSLIIGDGAVLEGHVSMKKEGRVLPLRHDVKREGTS
- a CDS encoding response regulator; translation: MTKKSILIVDNKPRESAYLQKQLEIAGFDTFVARTGEGAIQALQEKTPHLVLLDAGLSDMDGLEVVSFIRNDPKTYRIPVVAMSALPHVKDRSIEAGCDDFLSKPVRALDVITRLRRLTRT
- a CDS encoding helix-turn-helix domain-containing protein — protein: MARSMRQQRTFLTTKEVARYLRVNPYTVYRLVSQKKLPAYKVGSQWRFKRAVLDQWLSSRLNTPLHH